atatttaaaatataatttacgaaTGAATAAATGTGTGGCAAATCTTAGTGTAATCCTTAAACTAAGGATAATATATGCTAAGCATATACGCTTACATTTACACTATCACATATCTGATAACGCAAATTTAACTGGTAATCAGTGTTTAGAGTCTAAAGACttgctatttaatatttttcacctaaatcacaaaaaaaaatgatagtttaagtttttttattttttttttttaaatatattaagtatacattaaaacaatgtttcaTATTAACAATATCATGTACtggaaatgtatatttatacgttaccattattattttattagttctGTTGGATTATTAtcgttataaaatcaaattcaaaattcatcgattaataaaaacgaataaacttaaaaatataaacacgtAGTTATTTGTAGTAATGATACTACCAATCAGTTAaatgctttgttttatttaactataatatcTAGTCATGAATAATACTAGTCAAGTCAAATAAtagtaatgttattttttggttATTAAAATGCCTTTAATTCATTACAAGGACCAAAATTGTAACACTATATATGTGCATTGCTGAAACATAGTCTTGGTTTGACCGACCAAGGTCaaaccattttatttaattctcacttataaaacatagtattttgaaattaatttccaaATTGTAGATTCTCGAATTTTAAACCTAATAACGTATCACAATTTCAATCATGCACTAGAACTCATCTCACACGTTTATAAAGTTAGACACTACAAGTACTTAAATCGAAATGGCTACAGAGATTCGGtactgaattaaaataatgaaacacAACCTGACATTTGCGAGATAAATCATAGTTGCAATATTAATctcaaattatttcatttgagTATGATtgaaacacaaaaatatattaaaataacgttttaaagaaaaataaaaaaaaaacatagagatattaaaaagaaacaaagttaAATCGAATCTTAGCCGTTAATTTCATTTGAGCCTTAATCTAAAAATAGTCTTTCCGAATCACTATTCCTTTGATtcaattatttctataatacTGACGTAGGAACCTGTTAAAAAGCCGAGTATTCCGAAAGAAATCAAAAATAGATTCTTCCAGAGGACCCAATTAAAACGACCGAGACCATTAGGCCTGTCCCAAAAAGCAACAATCTCAATAATTGAAGGGAATATAAGACCCAAAAAGGAGAGACACACGGCACCGACAAGAGATATAAATGGTCCAAGGTTCGGAATAGCAATGGCAATACACAGCGTGATTATAATTATGAAGATCCTGATGCTGTATTCGGCGAGATTCTTTTTGGCACCGAACCAGTGACGTACGTTCCTCCAGATGATGTCCATTGGTACGTAGAATTGCAGACTGTACGTGAAGAATATGGCCACAGCGATCATAAGCTTTACACTTTGTCCAAGCctgaaaagaataaataaaaaataaataaactaacaaacTTCAGTCATTTTCGCTCATAATATAccctataaaaaattattattcccTGCATCGTAATTGACTTATATAGGGTTACTTTAAAAACACTAATAACCTCACAGGACTAAGATAGCTAACATCATAAACAACAGTATATGTTGTACGAATTTCGACATAacttaatacattaattaaaaacgattttttttaatttatcagaTTAGAATTATGTACATCGATTTCGATGTTTAGCGACGCGACGCTCGGAAGTTCGGAGGCACTTACTGTTTGTTTACCTAATCTTTGTGATGCGCATATAGTTAAGAACATTCAAGCGgaaaattagtttaatatttgtttttgtatgaaagtaaAATCTAACAAATTATCAAAACTATGCTATTACCTCTTTAGTCCTGAGAGGTTATTAGTGTATTACAAGTAATCCGGTTTACGCTAGGCTCAGGTATAGTAGAGAATTTATCTCCTCTTTCCAGactaacaattaataaaaagaatactTACACTTCGTCTTCTGGTAAATTGATCGTGATACTTCCAGATGTCATATCGCCATATTTCAAATATCCAAAGAATCCAGTAAAAGCGTACAGCGAAACAACAAAGAACATGCCGGTGTTCAGAACACCAGGGCAACCGATGAAATGACGAGGAGTCTTCATGTTGTTTTCAAGGGGCATCACAACGCCAATTCCTTCCAAGGCGAAGATGGCCGTTCCGAAAAATGTTGGTAAATGATTGAATCCGGCGAAAGGTTTACGCTCGCTGACACTCGGGATATCTTGGAAGAGGTAGTAGAAGGTTATACCCATACCGGTACCGACCAAAAGGTTCGCCAACATGGAAAATGGTGccagatattttaaatttcttatcaGATTCATAGATATGAGAAGCGGCAGCAGCAGTGCCATGTAAATTCGCACATCCATGTCATGAGGAAACCACTCACTGTCCTTAGCATAGAAATCCGCTACTTGTTTGATGTTCTTGGATACAAACACGATGTACACACAACAACAGCCCAGCAAATCAATCACCAAGAACGAGTTCACGAGGGCTctgtaaagaaaaattgttttattatttattaaatatccgCTGTTACTTTGATTAcgaaaattcaataaattttgagTATTTTCcgaattagtttaattaaatttttatattcattttttggcctttacttttaatatctaaataaattctatcaTAATAGTGAAATGtttagaaaaaatacatatgagATACATACTTTGCAAGCCTCGAGAACTTGTGCATAGCGGGCGGTCCAGATAAAAAGGCAGCTTCAGCAGTTTCGGCAAAACCCAATGATGGTTTCTGCATTCTTCTACAGAGCTCGTGGGAAGTTTTAACCAGAACATGGACGCAGTAAGTGCAGATGCCACCAATTAGAAAAGTTGCTACCAAACCGAAGTAG
This DNA window, taken from Papilio machaon chromosome Z, ilPapMach1.1, whole genome shotgun sequence, encodes the following:
- the LOC106720020 gene encoding proton-coupled amino acid transporter-like protein CG1139 isoform X1, with product MSKKHLHNQAAIPLAPAVFKKPHMRPMIAEYDPKKKEVRNDLSDVMVKYKVDPIEIPVEQQAGSTLPLMEIPGRDVEADEDYDPFKHRKLAHPTSDMDTLIHLLKGSLGSGILAMPMAFLNAGLYFGLVATFLIGGICTYCVHVLVKTSHELCRRMQKPSLGFAETAEAAFLSGPPAMHKFSRLAKALVNSFLVIDLLGCCCVYIVFVSKNIKQVADFYAKDSEWFPHDMDVRIYMALLLPLLISMNLIRNLKYLAPFSMLANLLVGTGMGITFYYLFQDIPSVSERKPFAGFNHLPTFFGTAIFALEGIGVVMPLENNMKTPRHFIGCPGVLNTGMFFVVSLYAFTGFFGYLKYGDMTSGSITINLPEDEVLGQSVKLMIAVAIFFTYSLQFYVPMDIIWRNVRHWFGAKKNLAEYSIRIFIIIITLCIAIAIPNLGPFISLVGAVCLSFLGLIFPSIIEIVAFWDRPNGLGRFNWVLWKNLFLISFGILGFLTGSYVSIIEIIESKE
- the LOC106720020 gene encoding proton-coupled amino acid transporter-like protein pathetic isoform X2, which translates into the protein MEIPGRDVEADEDYDPFKHRKLAHPTSDMDTLIHLLKGSLGSGILAMPMAFLNAGLYFGLVATFLIGGICTYCVHVLVKTSHELCRRMQKPSLGFAETAEAAFLSGPPAMHKFSRLAKALVNSFLVIDLLGCCCVYIVFVSKNIKQVADFYAKDSEWFPHDMDVRIYMALLLPLLISMNLIRNLKYLAPFSMLANLLVGTGMGITFYYLFQDIPSVSERKPFAGFNHLPTFFGTAIFALEGIGVVMPLENNMKTPRHFIGCPGVLNTGMFFVVSLYAFTGFFGYLKYGDMTSGSITINLPEDEVLGQSVKLMIAVAIFFTYSLQFYVPMDIIWRNVRHWFGAKKNLAEYSIRIFIIIITLCIAIAIPNLGPFISLVGAVCLSFLGLIFPSIIEIVAFWDRPNGLGRFNWVLWKNLFLISFGILGFLTGSYVSIIEIIESKE